Within Xiphias gladius isolate SHS-SW01 ecotype Sanya breed wild chromosome 14, ASM1685928v1, whole genome shotgun sequence, the genomic segment ATTAATACAGAAGCTGCGGTCGTGTTTTTCACCATGATTAAAgaattatttttggattttggagtTTTTATTTACCCACATGGACTTAAACCAACTTGTAAAGCTGCAGTGATCTCATccaaattagtttttcttttactatgTTTCATGAATGTAGGTATATAGGTAGCTATGTAGGAAGATGACTTCCCGTTTTTCTCTTCTCGTGATTAAAGCAAAAAAGCCTTtctattttcatagttttagaaaatattgaaaCGTTACTTATAGTGACCTGCGTTTACAACTTAACCAGTGTGTTGACTGAGTAGATCATGACAGCATcttaatttttgatttaatttttttccccaactccttttatcttttttccccagaatTCAGAGCCTTTATTTGTTGCTAGGCAACAGCTAGCAATAATAAATGCAGTAGTCGGTCTCGGGTATCTAGAAGTGGTGCCCCACATAAAAACCAAATGGAGCTGCAGAATGTGAATGAAGCAATCTAAAAATAGTCCGATGGAAAGGGTTTTGGTGTGGGAGCATGAATGGTTTTCCAGGGTTCACTCCTACACATGCTGAGCACTGTCACTCACAGGATGCTTCACATGAATTAAGTAATAGTGTGTATGGTAAATTAAACAACAGTTTGGTGATTCTCTTCAGCAGTAACTACATCTCACCGCTTCACACATTCTCCTCTGTGTTACAGTTTTTGCAGTGTGGGAACTCATTTAAAGTTTTGCATGGTCCCAGCTTGCCAGCTtgacattctctctctctctctctcacacacacacacacctctgcactTGAAATGAACGATTCACACTAAGGTTAGGGCCTATTTTCCTGATACTGGACAGGATTTCCTGTTGTTGTAGGTTACTGTATTTCTCCTGGTTATCTGACTTGacattttgctgctgctgctgacaaatGAACTTTTTAAAGGTCCCctcttaaaaaaacatatttacagtttttacagcagcagctctgtggggATTTCTATCCATGTTATCACTGATGTTGTGCACGCTCATGCCTTTACCTCACACGCGATCAATAAAGCAGCGGTCAACGCTGTCAGAACTTGTGTGGAAGTGTGATAGATTTGTCTTGGgcctaatgtgtgtgtgcttttaggACAAGTGGCTGAGGAACATCGGGATCAGGGGAACGCAGACCACAGTCCAGCTGTAGCCAAGCCAGTTTGTGTGAACGGGACAGAGGGGGGTTCTCTGAACAGCAAGGCCAAAGCCGAACGCCGGTCTTCCTCCTCGTCCAACCCCTCACGCAAAGGAGTCTCCACAGCCAGCAAGATCCGCAAGCTTTCCACTTGCAAACAGCAATgacccctccccttcctccctcgGCAACAATCCACCTGGTGAGTGTGCAGACTGTTAACAAAAGCTGGTGCTTCTGAAGGACACCTTTTTATACAGTGGAAAGAGGATGAATAGATTGGAGGGATGAAATTAGATAAGTTAGAACAGACAGAGATGTAGAGATGAGTATCAggcaggagggggaggaggagtgtAAGAGGAAATAGGGGGGGTATTGGTATTCAGCAAGCAGTGCTCTGACTCACCACCGCTCCCCAGGCAAACACATGGGCACTTTCTTAtacagtcataaaaaaaaaaactagatcTGGCTGGTCCGGTCTTGGAGCATCACTTTACTGTTCCTGTAAGGGTTTATCTAGATTGTAGCCTTCTGAGGGTTCATCAATGGACCTCACTGAGGCGAAGAAGTGGGGCAGATTTATGCTGCGAGCATGAAAACCTATTTAACAGGttgtcctcctccctctccagtTACCACCCACAGTTTGCTCTTTCAATCTCTCGCACATACAATCCACTCACGGCATGAGGCTGTTTGTCATGGCTGCAGTGCAGAGGAGATGCTGTGTATTAATTTGTTCAGGCGATGACTCACCCTGGATGAGATAAAGTGGGCCGTGggatgtttgtctgtctctttctcacccTGTGGATGAGTCTTTTGTGTTAGCAGCACCAGTTAGAACTTGTCTTGAAATAATTCTTTTATACTATTCAGTGTTATCTCAAGGAAACTTTTGGTCATTGGTGTATATTGAGAGCAACTAAAAGTGAAACTCCAACAAACGTCTGTTTAtactctgctgtctgtctctgtccctcttaGGTTTACCTGTCCCCGTCCTTCTGTGTCTGGAGTCCTCACAGTTGTGAGAGAAACCTGCTGACATTAATGCCCCATACCTCCTTGGACCACTGGCCTGCAGAGTCTTTTGAAGATGCGGTATGAGtgacggggaggaggaggacagcatgaaatgttctttttgctCTGAGACTGAGGCACTGGCTGTGAAgatggtggtttttttttttttttggttttgttttgttttgtttatttgtttgtttttctccaaaattTTGGCTTCTTTCAACTCATGTCATCCACTTCTGTTGTCTGGTTCTGGTCATTTCCCTGCCTCCATGCTGTCATCCTCTTTTGGAGGGCCAAGTGTTGCACCGAACATTACAAACACCATCACACCTGTACCCCAACCGCCCACCCCTACACCCCACCTTCTGTTTCTTTGACTacctttgtttttacagaacCCTAATGGCAGTTTTTAAGACACATTGTgatgtgtaaaaaaattaaaaagaaaaaaagtaacaaaatttaTGAATAATTCTATATTTAAATCTCTATGATAGTACTCTACTACCACCAACATAAAAATTGCATGCTGTACAGAGCTGGAAGAAAGGGAAAGTGCTTGTTTTGTGgaaagactgacagactgaagCCTTGAGATCCACTGCTGACCTGTTGGGGATTTTTGATTtccatttaggttttttttctttcttttttccaatgaacattttttaattattatttatataaaatatgtccCAAACAGGCTGTTTTGTTGAATGATCCTTTCTGTTTAACTTTGagttgagcattttttttattatgcaaTACAACTCAGTGGTTTAtgccttgttttttgtttattattattattattattattattattatcattttaagtGTACTTTACGAGCATACACTCTGATAGGAATACTACATTTATCTTTCTCCGATGTCTGCGACCAGTTTGTAGTCAGATCCTAGAATATCAAGAGCCAATCCTGCTCAGCCGCAGGTGGTTTGCTGTCACAATCACCCAGTCACCTGTTTTCCAGCGATGCTCTTTTGTTGTGTCGATCACATCAGCGGCAGGCCTGCCCCCCTCTTGCGCAGCCAGGCCCATCACCAGCTCCTCGCTGTCAACGGATCAGAGATTTATCAGGTGAGTCACAAGtctgagggaaggagagagcaGCGCTTCCCACGTCATCAAGGTCGGCAGAGAGGCTCTCCGTTCGACAACACGCAAGGAGTAATGTGGTGATGCTGAAGAGACGCATCGTGTCAACAGGCTGCAGAACATTTCAGCAGTGTGATTAGTATGTGAGGACACACATTAGGTTCTCATGGAAATGAGTATGCTGTTTTGACAATTTCTCCCAGTACATCATGTTACATGAATCACATTACAACAATATAATACCATGGGTAGGggtgtcacccccccccccctttattaagaaaaatgttcaaTCTAAAATGAATATGTGCCCACAAGGTCTAGCCTTTGTCAAGGCTGCAAAACATTTGAGTTTTCTGCACTACTCATTCTTTCGTAAAGCAGATGGTTCACGCTGAATGAGGACAACGACGTGAgtttcaaaaaaaatacacatgcacatacttcAGCGTAAAGCCAAgtctgtgtgaaataaaaagggaCAAGCTCCCATCTCAGCTTCCCAGGTGACATTCTTCCCCGCACATAACATTGctgcaattattttaaatgaatgcaaaagAATAACTACACTTACGTACATTCCGGTAGAGTGTAAGGAAAGCTGTTCGGTCTGTGAGATATGACACTGAAAATCCTAAAATCATCTCAAGACTAGATTAGCTGTTATGATAAATTAGTCTAATAGTTGTGTGATGAAAAATTTATCTGCAGCAGTTTTCATACGGGATTAATAATTTAAGCCATTTATTAATCAAAAACTAACCATCTTTGGTTGCGGGTTTTCAGTCCAAAGGTCTGCTGCTTCTCtccattttcaaacatgaaatattGATGGGTTTTGCACTGGTTGGTCGAACAAACAAGATGCTTACAATTGACCCTGAAATTTCTTTGTCGACCttagaaacagcagtttgacaaggaaaaacaaaaagaaaaaaaaaaaaaagaactctgCAGCCACATCTCAGTCTTGCTCAGAGGAGTTTGCCCAGACTGAGGAAGACTATGGGGTGCAGTTGAAAGCTCACCAAAATTTTAGCCAGTGGAAGAATTTCATctattttttgccaaaaaatttAAAGACTTCAActttgtgattggcattttttaaccgatttgtgacattttagaCTAATCAAATAATTGAGGAAATAACCTGcatctttttttcaataaagaaaataatcttaatTAGCTCTACTCCAGATTTCACCCTGACGTGTAAAGAATACTACTTCataatttctatatttttctaaatgtcaacaaattctatgaaaagacaaaaacccaCGACATGTCAAATGTCTTTGAACACCCTCTCACTTTCATACCCTGTGGTTCTCAGCCCTAAACCCATTGGTTCCCACTGAAGATATAAACCTTCAAAAGTTTATAGTCAATAAATACAGCTgggtactgtattttttaacaaactacTCAAAGAGGAGTGATTAGTGCATTTTGGGGGGACTACTTTAGGCcatggattaatacacattttgtgcTCAAGTGCATATTTTTGCCAGCAGGACAATGTTTGAGGGATTCACTCAAAAGAATTTAAGTGGCCATGTTTATGATGTCACCCTGTGAAGCAATGTGgcttatttatatgtttttaatagtttttagacaacaatTAAGCTCTATGGCACAAAGGAATAAGCTATATTAGACTTTGGCTACATAGACAGTACTTCTTTgctcaattcattgttggttttggtattttcatgggatttgttgacaatgataaaaatatcaCCAGACGTATCTTTTATTTAGTTATACAGAGTTAGTATATTCCATTTTGCTGGAATTGGGGAGCAGGCAATGGCACTGCTGTTCAGTTTTAACCTCCACTTTTCACAGCCTGAACTCTCTGTCACTGAACCATCAGTCTAAAAGCCTGAGAGGCTCCTGTGTCAGTCACTTTAAGTATCATCTGTCAGTCTCCCTAACAGCAAGTGTCCCAGCAGTGATACAACACTCCACTGGAGCCCACAGAAGCTCCTTGATTATCATGCAGAACAGGGATAGATGACAAAGATCAACAAAGATcctataaaaactgaaaaaatatgacaataaaaataaaaatgacaataaaaatgatgCATGTATGTTTGCTGTGTATTCTGGGTATCCcatctgtttttacttttatgatATAGTGTGCTATCTCCAGATCTGCTGATATGCTGTTAATGAGAGAGAAGGTTGCAAGCACAAAACCATGAAGAATTAtcgtggggtttttttttggttttgttttttacatggtCAGAGTTTTTCTTCCTATCaccaaatacagacacaacagctctcacatatacagtacatggacCCTCATGGTGATTGAGACAAGAAGGACACTTGAGGAGGATATAGtttaaaaatgagagaaatgggTGACAGAAAACTCAATCATAGTCTTTCTTCCCATCAAAGTGCTTTTTGTCTTAAAGttaaaactgtacagtattcACATACACATTGCTTGGACATACAGTAGCATGCTGAAAATTCACAGTTAAGtcttgaaatatttaatttttctaaagaTGGGCTTACGTTTTCAAAGCTATGTAATGAATGCATTTGATTTTGAGAATGATTACCAATAAAAAGGGGCATCACAAGTCACATGGTGTCACAGTGGAAATTCAGGTCTGAATGGAATCGCTGGAAGAGACTGGCCATCAAGAAGGTACTTCTGCCTTTTAGAATATATCTGTGTGATGATGCATCAGTTATCAGactatatttattttgaagattTGTCCAAATGTAAAGGACGCAGAGATTGACCTGGTATCTAACACATGGTGACGTTTGGATTACTGTAGACCATTTTTCTCAAGTCTGTGGTCTATCCGCACTGGATCTGAAATAAGTCAATGAGGAAGATGGCATTGTTAACGGGTTATATGGGACTGAAGCCAGGTGAGGCTGTGTGAGACACGGTGAGCACACGCTCCGAACCTCCCTGGTTGAGCTTCTCTGCACTGCGCAGGCTGCCGTAGAGCCTCTCTTCCACTGACACGACCAGCTTGTCTGACAGACAGCCCTCTGCCTGCAGGGAAACCTCCGATAGGATAGTTTGACtactgttgttgtttctgttgtcaacTCTTGGATCCATGTAGCTCATTTGTGCTGTCACAGTGGTCAAAGACTGGCTAGTTGTGCTTTCTGTGTCCTTATTTGTAGAGACTTGGCAGCCATTGCCCTCTTCACCTGACCCTGCACAACCAGAGCTGCTCTTTTTTGCATCTAAGccttcagatgttttgttggCTGCACTTTCTATGGCATCCCCAGCAGCTCCTTCAATTGATGGATCTTTGTACTCTGTGGTCTCTTTGGCTGCTTCCTCGCAAGCTGCAACCTCACTGGCTTCTTCGTCGGCCGCACTTGCAATGCGTGAGAGTGTGCTGTGATATCTGGTGTCCAGAGGATAACCTGCACTGTCACCCCTTCTCAGCGGAGTAAACCTCTGCCTCTCTAGAGATGGGGAGTACCTACCCCCAGTTGCTGACCCTGGGTCGCTGTATTGCTTGTGTCTCTGCCACTGCTTCCGGAGGTGAACTCTGGAGCGGTGCCTGGAGCGCAGTGGAGAGTCCTGCTGGTCAAACCGAGGATCGTGACGGAGGAACTCGTTGAAAAGAGCATCTGTCTTCTCATCGATGCTGTAGTCACGGCGGCGGAGGCGAGGTCTGTGAGGACTAGAGGGCTGTGGTATTGGCTTCATCAGTGGAGACATCAGCTGTGATAGTGAGTCTGGAAGTTTCTGAGGATGAAATGATTTCAGAAGTTGATATGGTTCTTGAAGGGTAAGAGACTGGCTGGCGGCTTGAGATCTCTCCTTTagtttctcctctgtctctgtgctgtctTCCATCTCATCCTCAAGCTCCTCCTGAAACAGCTTGGCCTCGATGCTCTCGCACACTGAACCTTTTCTTCCAGAGCTGGTGAAGAACAACCTTCTCTCAGATGCTGTCTTCCCTCTTGGGGCTCCAGGAGTCCCAAAAAGCCGTATCTCCTCAGCTGCCCTGGATGGTGCTTCAATGGAGGCATAGCCACTGTCCATTTGAAGAAGCTTTCGGTTACCTGCCTCaccctctcctccagctccacttCCCATTTCACTGTCCCCACCTGACGCCCCTCTAATTCCTCCCTCCAACAactctccctccccttctccttcagGGTCATCATCTAGGTCTTGGGACAAGCAGCTGTCCAGGCCAGAACGAGCTCCTGCGCCTCCTAAGGATGAGATGCTGTCGGCATCACTGCGGATAGACTCCCGATCTGTGCTGCTCTGGTCTGAGGAGGCGTATTGCTCCAGAGAGGCTCGCAAGCTCCAAATGTCTCTGTAAAGGGAGGGAGGGGCCTCCAAGCTCTCCTGGCGAATCATGAAGGAAAGAGACGAACCTGAGTCAGCCCTTAGCCTGGCTTCAGCTCCCAGCACCACGTCTTCTCCATCATCTACCTCTGCCTCATTCTTTTTCCTCACATCTGCTGACACaccctctgtctttgtgtctttagtTTTCCTTAACATGTCTTCAAAACTTTCCTGAATGGCAGCCTCTTTTTGTGCCCCAAACAAGTCATCATCTTCTGTTGATTCTAGCTCGACTCCTGCTGCCTCTGTTCTTACAACTGCACCGaattttgttcctttttctaCACCTGTTCCATTGTTTGTGGCCTCCTCTTGCCTCTGGGCATGATAGTCTTCTACTGGCAAACAGCCTTCCTCCCTCCTGGTGCTACTGCCACCACCTACCTCCACCATGGCCTCCAGTTTTAGCCTGCACATATAGAGAACAGTCAGTTAATCAGTAATTCTGGGAATTTTATGGTGCAAATCATGGGATTATGGGAAGGGATATACCTGCTGAGGAAGACTGAGGATGTGGGTGTAGTTGCAGGATGAGAAAGAGACTCAGCAGAGAGGGACTGGAGGCCACTGGTCTGGATGGGAGTATGTGGAAAAGATTCAATGACCTCATCTTGGAGAGGTAAAGAGTCGTCATCGGTGTGATCAGTGGTTTCACttgctgctctctgtctctggaaGGGCCTTCTCTTGGGCGATCCTGGTAGTAATTCACATGAAAAGATAGCTTTTTTCAACTTGATGTCCTTCACCTcgtcaaatgcatttttttgttttttattcgCATGCTGTTCTTTTGAAAAGTTAGATATTATccacaaatcaaatcaaactcaTTCATTTATGACATTTATCCATACCTTTGGCATCCAGACTGGCAGCCCGGTGACTGCTGTCGAACTTCCACCTCCTGAAGTAAGGCCCTGCCCCTTCCAGACTGGCATGGCGACGCAGTTTAGAGAAGAAATGTAGAACTGAAGTCTGGCCCGGAGCTTGAGTCAACTCTCCTCTCATCCCCCTTTCCCTTTCAGCCTCTCCCCTGTCCCCGATAGCTTCCATCTGACGGAAGAGATGAAGGGAAAGGAGGATGAAGGGAGGTGATGAGACATTTAGGAGAGGTTGAGGCAGACAAGCTGTGATAGATCGTGACGGGCAGAGGCAAAGACCTTGGGGGACAACAGTTTGTTATATTGTCACTCAGCTGCAGTGATCACTGAAGTCATGATCGTTCAGGAGGTTTGAGCCTGTAGCGGCTGCATTTCATAGCTCTGTTTAAAAGTGATACGTGTGGATCAATCTGCACTGTAGAACCTGAAGAGCATTTGAAAGCTTACTAGGCTTACCAAGCtttcaaaaagtcaaattaaatttttgagcTGATGAttgcactagatgaaaagtcagagcattaccaaagttattacagttcatcctgaggggaacatgaatgtctgtaacaaatttCACTGCAATTATTTTACTAGTTCTTAAGACCACAAATGCCAAAATATAATGATCTAATTCTAATTATCTCAAAATATCGTGGTGGGTCTAATGGAAAAGTCgggggatcatcaaagtcattaagattcattgttcgggaaccatgaatgtcattGAACTCCATCCAGTAGATTTCGAGATATTTATGTCAGGACCAAAGCGATCAGCTGACATTGCCTTTCATGGACCTGTGCCAATAGCATGGCTAAAATGTACTAACCCGTATTATTTAAtcaccatttttttaaattctcaataCAAAGAGGGAAAAGGTGAAACTCACTGTCTGGGaccgtgtgtgttgtgttttcatggcTAATGAGACCTGTCTGGGTCCCTGGTCCAGGATGATGGAGTGGTGCGGATCTCCTGGCAGACCTCCACTGAGGCTCTGTCCTATCCAGTCAGGGACTCTTCCATCAGTGGGCTGGAGAGAGAAATCAACACGTTAGAGATGAGAAAACAAACccgattttttgttttgtgtgtttgtattactCAAAGTCAAAGTTAAGATCTGCTGCATTGGTTCAACCGCAGAGATACATTTTACCTGGTAGATGGTGAGGGGCAGTTTTGGAGCTGCAGTCTCACTGATGTTGACggtgctgctctctgctgagTCACACTCCATGATAGTGAGGATCTTAAGGTCACACGGGGCTGGTGGCAGGTGAAGGTGGGTCAGCCGGGCCTTTTTCAGGTGGTGGAAGTCTCCTTCAGTCAGAGTGTACCTGAAGAGGAGGATCAATCATTTGCTGTCAAACAGCTTAACCAAATAAATAAGCTGTAAAAATTCACCTTTAGCCCAGATAAACTACCTGCGTCCTTTGTCCTGAGTTGTCTTCTCCTGTTCGTAAAGTGCAGATTCATTGAAGGAGACTCTGCGGCCAGTAGACCCAGTGGAGACAAATCTTTCTGACTCTCCATCGTGACAGCTCGAAGCTGAGAGAGCGTCTGATTCATCCAGACGAATGGTGATCTCTGAGTGACAAAGAGGACAAGGACAAACCGAGGGAGAAAAGTTAAGGAGTTAGCGACGATAGTGGACCAGAATACATGTATGTCCTGtatgaacataaaaaaatacacagatctGACCTTGGGTGGGCTGAGAATCCTCAGCATAAGTGGTGTTTGTCTTCTCAGGGTCATCGCTGGCTCTGAAAGAGGGAAATTAGTTTTACTCTTGGTGCTCTTTCACAGAAGCAAAATGCCTCATCACATCAAAGCTTTCAGTTTCATATTCATAAGCGCTTTAATCCACTGCTGTCATAATCAAGTTGACTCTCATAatccctgtgtgtttgcagatgAAACAGGCCTGCCAGTCCATTGCAGCGTGTCGCTCGGTAGGCAGCACCAACCTGGAGTAGCGTCGTCCACCCATGCAGCAGCGGTGACagaagaggagcagcagggaGAGCAGGACCAGCATCCCCCCGGCAAAAACACTCAACAGCACCAACAGCAGTACATAGTTCTCCACCTGGCCCGCCGACACGGGCACATCCT encodes:
- the LOC120799449 gene encoding voltage-dependent calcium channel beta subunit-associated regulatory protein isoform X2 → MSNDLPVLTSLTENSTDVPVSAGQVENYVLLLVLLSVFAGGMLVLLSLLLLFCHRCCMGGRRYSRASDDPEKTNTTYAEDSQPTQEITIRLDESDALSASSCHDGESERFVSTGSTGRRVSFNESALYEQEKTTQDKGRRYTLTEGDFHHLKKARLTHLHLPPAPCDLKILTIMECDSAESSTVNISETAAPKLPLTIYQPTDGRVPDWIGQSLSGGLPGDPHHSIILDQGPRQMEAIGDRGEAERERGMRGELTQAPGQTSVLHFFSKLRRHASLEGAGPYFRRWKFDSSHRAASLDAKGSPKRRPFQRQRAASETTDHTDDDSLPLQDEVIESFPHTPIQTSGLQSLSAESLSHPATTPTSSVFLSRLKLEAMVEVGGGSSTRREEGCLPVEDYHAQRQEEATNNGTGVEKGTKFGAVVRTEAAGVELESTEDDDLFGAQKEAAIQESFEDMLRKTKDTKTEGVSADVRKKNEAEVDDGEDVVLGAEARLRADSGSSLSFMIRQESLEAPPSLYRDIWSLRASLEQYASSDQSSTDRESIRSDADSISSLGGAGARSGLDSCLSQDLDDDPEGEGEGELLEGGIRGASGGDSEMGSGAGGEGEAGNRKLLQMDSGYASIEAPSRAAEEIRLFGTPGAPRGKTASERRLFFTSSGRKGSVCESIEAKLFQEELEDEMEDSTETEEKLKERSQAASQSLTLQEPYQLLKSFHPQKLPDSLSQLMSPLMKPIPQPSSPHRPRLRRRDYSIDEKTDALFNEFLRHDPRFDQQDSPLRSRHRSRVHLRKQWQRHKQYSDPGSATGGRYSPSLERQRFTPLRRGDSAGYPLDTRYHSTLSRIASAADEEASEVAACEEAAKETTEYKDPSIEGAAGDAIESAANKTSEGLDAKKSSSGCAGSGEEGNGCQVSTNKDTESTTSQSLTTVTAQMSYMDPRVDNRNNNSSQTILSEVSLQAEGCLSDKLVVSVEERLYGSLRSAEKLNQGGSERVLTVSHTASPGFSPI
- the LOC120799449 gene encoding voltage-dependent calcium channel beta subunit-associated regulatory protein isoform X1; protein product: MSNDLPVLTSLTENSTDVPVSAGQVENYVLLLVLLSVFAGGMLVLLSLLLLFCHRCCMGGRRYSRASDDPEKTNTTYAEDSQPTQEITIRLDESDALSASSCHDGESERFVSTGSTGRRVSFNESALYEQEKTTQDKGRRYTLTEGDFHHLKKARLTHLHLPPAPCDLKILTIMECDSAESSTVNISETAAPKLPLTIYQPTDGRVPDWIGQSLSGGLPGDPHHSIILDQGPRQVSLAMKTQHTRSQTMEAIGDRGEAERERGMRGELTQAPGQTSVLHFFSKLRRHASLEGAGPYFRRWKFDSSHRAASLDAKGSPKRRPFQRQRAASETTDHTDDDSLPLQDEVIESFPHTPIQTSGLQSLSAESLSHPATTPTSSVFLSRLKLEAMVEVGGGSSTRREEGCLPVEDYHAQRQEEATNNGTGVEKGTKFGAVVRTEAAGVELESTEDDDLFGAQKEAAIQESFEDMLRKTKDTKTEGVSADVRKKNEAEVDDGEDVVLGAEARLRADSGSSLSFMIRQESLEAPPSLYRDIWSLRASLEQYASSDQSSTDRESIRSDADSISSLGGAGARSGLDSCLSQDLDDDPEGEGEGELLEGGIRGASGGDSEMGSGAGGEGEAGNRKLLQMDSGYASIEAPSRAAEEIRLFGTPGAPRGKTASERRLFFTSSGRKGSVCESIEAKLFQEELEDEMEDSTETEEKLKERSQAASQSLTLQEPYQLLKSFHPQKLPDSLSQLMSPLMKPIPQPSSPHRPRLRRRDYSIDEKTDALFNEFLRHDPRFDQQDSPLRSRHRSRVHLRKQWQRHKQYSDPGSATGGRYSPSLERQRFTPLRRGDSAGYPLDTRYHSTLSRIASAADEEASEVAACEEAAKETTEYKDPSIEGAAGDAIESAANKTSEGLDAKKSSSGCAGSGEEGNGCQVSTNKDTESTTSQSLTTVTAQMSYMDPRVDNRNNNSSQTILSEVSLQAEGCLSDKLVVSVEERLYGSLRSAEKLNQGGSERVLTVSHTASPGFSPI